GCCTTCCTCGGCCATGCGTCGCTGGAGGCCGGCGATACCCAGGCCGACGAGCATGAAGACAGCATCCAGCTGATGACCTTGCACAGTGCCAAGGGCCTGGAGTTCCCGTATGTGTTCCTGGTGGGCATGGAAGAAGGCCTGTTCCCCCACAAGATGAGCCTGGAAGAACCTGGCCGCCTTGAGGAAGAACGCCGCCTGGCTTACGTGGGCATTACCCGGGCGATGCAGAACCTGGTGATGACCTATGCCGAGACCCGACGCCTGTACGGCAGCGAGACCTACAACAAGGTGTCGCGCTTCGTACGTGAAGTGCCGAAGGGGCTGATCCAGGAAGTGCGCTTGTCCAACAGCGTCAGCCGCCCGTTTGGCGGCGGCCAGCAGCAGAACTCCAGCACCCTGTTTGCCGGCTCCGCGATTCCGGAAACCGCGTTCAGCCTGGGCCAGCAGGTCCGGCATGCCATCTTTGGGGAAGGCGTGATCCTCAACTTCGAAGGCGCCGGCGCCCAGGCACGGGTGCAGGTCAACTTCGCCGAGGGCAGCAAGTGGCTGATGATGGGCTATGCGAAGCTTGAGGCGGTCTGAAACGACGGTAGGTGACGAGGGAGCTTGCTCCCTCGCCACGTCAAGCCCACCACACGAAACACCGCGTAACATGAAGATTATAGGCTCGCCCTTGTTTTAGACGAGCGCGGGCCAATATCTGTAATACGTCCTACAGACCATTCTGAATCGGTCCTACGCAAAAGCCCGAAACATTATGCCGCTAGCCACTGTCACGACACCTGTGCAACATGGCGCGCGTGCAATCCACAAATGGGAATTCCCTTTATGAAACGTTTTCTTAGCATCGCCATGGCGTTGTGCATCGGCTTGACGATGAGCCTCGACGCCAACGCCAAACGCTTCGGTGGCGGCAAGAGCATGGGCTCGGCACCGACTCACCAGACTAGCCAGATGGCTCCATCCGCCGGTGCCGGCGGTGCTGCAGCTACCGCAGGCGCAGCCGGTGCCGCGGGCGCTGCTGCCAAGGCCGGCGGTGCTTCGCGCTGGTTGGGCCCGCTGGCCGGCATCGCCGCCGGTGGCCTGCTCGCCTCCATGTTCATGGGCGGCGGCTTCCAGGGCATGCAGATCTTCGACATCCTGATCCTGGCGGTTATCGCCTTTGTGATCTTCCGCTTTATCGCTGCCCGTCGCCGCAAGCAGCAGGAGCACCTGGCTCCGGCCGGCGCGCCGATGCAGCGTGAAGTGTTCGAGCAAAAACCGGCCATGGGTTCGATCTTCGGTGGTTCGGCAGCCCCTGCCGCCGCCCGTCCGGTGATCAACGCACCGGCCTGGTTCAACGAAGAACGTTTCGTCGAAGCGGCCCGCAACCACTTCCAGTCCCTGCAGCAGCACTGGGACGCCAACGAAATGGACAAGATCGCCGAGTTCGTGACCCCGCAACTGCTGGACTTCCTCAAGCGCGAACGCGCCGACCTGGGTGACGGCTTCCAGTCGACCTATATCGACGACCTGCGCGTACAGCTGGAAGGTGTGGATGATCGCGCCGACAAGACCATCGCCACCCTGACCTTCAGCGGCGTGTCGAAGACCTCGCGTTTCGACCAGGGCGAAGTGTTCAGCGAAAGCTGGAACATGGAACGCGCCCAGGGCGACAACCAGCCATGGCTGGTCGCCGGTATCCGCCAGAACGGCTGAAACCTGCACGTTTGAGCAAGCGGTAACAAAAACCCCGGACATGTCCGGGGTTTTCTATTTCACGGTTGCACTTATAGCGAGCTACTGTATAAAACGCCCCTATAAACCGCGCCATCTAGCAAGAGGATCCCGGCCGTGGAAGAAATCATCGAACAACTGCGTGAAGCCAACGAACCGGTCCCGGTTCCTTTGGAGCTACCTGACGAAGACCAGCTGGTGGAAATCGAGGAACAACTGTTCATCGACATCCCGTTTGTATTCCGCGAATTCCTGCTGACCGTCAGCGACGTGGTGTACGGCAGCCTTGAGCCGGTGACTGTCACCGACCCGCAATCCCACACCTATCTGCCGGACGTTGCCGCCAACGCCTGGGATGCCGGTGTTGACCGCAGCCTGATCCCGATCTGCCAGGACGGCGATGACTACTACTGCGTCGAAGAAGACGGCACCGTAGTGCTGTGGTCTGCCGAGGAAGAGCTGGTCCAGGAAGAAACCTGGGAATCGGTGTGGCACTGGGCACGGGACGTCTGGCTGGAAAGCTGAGGCCTTTGTAGGAGTGGAGCTTGCTCGCGAGAAACCTGAGGGCGCCAGTGGGTGTCAGGTTTTCCGCGTTATCGTTAACGATCTTCGCGAGCAAGCTCGCTCCTACTGCGTATCCTTGTGGTTATCCAGGGTTTCCAGCAAGGCAACCTGCATCCTCGTATGCACGCGGATGAACCAGCGCCAAAGCACAGCCGCCACCGCCGCCGTGACCACCGCGATGAGCACCAGCAGCTTGTTGGTCGGTAAGATGCTGGCCGACAAGGCTGCCAGCAGCAGGAAGATCACCAACAGCGACAAGATTGGAATCAACTCTGCAATCACCCGCCGCACACGCTGGGTATGCCGCCCCGCCATCTCCGGCTTGACGCTCATCTCGGCCAGCAGCATCGACAACGCCTTGAGCTTGCGATACGCCGCAATCAGGAACGGCAATGACAACAGCAGCGCCCCGCCCCAGATCAACGCCTTCTGCCAGCTTGGATCGCTGATCCAGCCTTCCAGATACCCTCCGATGCGCGCCGCGAAAAAGCTTCCTGCGAAAAAGATCGCGATCACCAGCGCCAGGTTCACCCCCACTTGCAGAAGGATCTTGCGGATCATCGCCGCCAGCATGGCGCCTTCGCCTTGAGGCTGGATACTGCGCAGCCATTCGCCGTACATCCCGAATACCCGGCCCATGCGTTGGGGCATCACAGCGGCGATTTTCAGCGACAGCGGGTCGGCAGCGCGGATCAGGTAGGGGGTGAGCAAGGTCGTGATTGCCGAAACCGCCACGGCCACCGGGTACAGAAAATCGCTGGTGACCTGCAGGGTCATCCCCAGCGCCGCGATGATGAAAGAGAATTCGCCAATCTGTGACAGCCCCATGCCCACCCGCAGCGACGTGCGGCCATCGTTGCCGGCGATAAATGCGCCCAGCCCGCAAGACAGCATCTTGCCCAGCACCACGGCCACGGTGATCACCGCAATCGGCCAGGCGTACTGCAGCAAGATCTGGGGGTCGATCATCAACCCAATGGCCACAAAGAAGATCGCACTGAACATGTCGCGAACCGGTTCGATCAAGCGCTCGATCTTAATCAGTTGGCGCGATTCGGCCATGATCGCGCCGATCAGGAACGCCCCCAGCACCATGCTGTATTCGAGCTTGACCACCAGCAGGCAGAAGCCGAAACACAGGCCCAGTACGGTAATCAGCAGCATCTCGTTGCTTTCGAATCTGGCGACATAAGCCAGCAGGCGCGGCACCAGCAAAATGCCAATCACCAGGGCAACAATCATGAACAGCGACAGCTTGCCCACCGTGGAAAACACCTCGCCGGAACTGACCGTACCACTGACGGCAATGCTCGACAGCAGGGCAATGATGCCGATCCCCAGGATATCCTCGACGATCAGTACGCCGAATATCAGCTGGGCGAAACGCT
Above is a genomic segment from Pseudomonas sp. R5-89-07 containing:
- a CDS encoding SMI1/KNR4 family protein, whose translation is MEEIIEQLREANEPVPVPLELPDEDQLVEIEEQLFIDIPFVFREFLLTVSDVVYGSLEPVTVTDPQSHTYLPDVAANAWDAGVDRSLIPICQDGDDYYCVEEDGTVVLWSAEEELVQEETWESVWHWARDVWLES
- a CDS encoding Tim44 domain-containing protein, with the protein product MKRFLSIAMALCIGLTMSLDANAKRFGGGKSMGSAPTHQTSQMAPSAGAGGAAATAGAAGAAGAAAKAGGASRWLGPLAGIAAGGLLASMFMGGGFQGMQIFDILILAVIAFVIFRFIAARRRKQQEHLAPAGAPMQREVFEQKPAMGSIFGGSAAPAAARPVINAPAWFNEERFVEAARNHFQSLQQHWDANEMDKIAEFVTPQLLDFLKRERADLGDGFQSTYIDDLRVQLEGVDDRADKTIATLTFSGVSKTSRFDQGEVFSESWNMERAQGDNQPWLVAGIRQNG
- a CDS encoding cation:proton antiporter, which translates into the protein MHAISFIQDLAVIMLVAGVVTILFHRLKQPVVLGYIVAGFIIGPHTPPFGLIHDEDTIKTLAELGVIFLMFCLGLEFSLRKLFKVGATAFIAAFLEIILMIWIGYEIGQWFDWNTMDSLFLGAILAISSTTIIVKALNDLKMKNQRFAQLIFGVLIVEDILGIGIIALLSSIAVSGTVSSGEVFSTVGKLSLFMIVALVIGILLVPRLLAYVARFESNEMLLITVLGLCFGFCLLVVKLEYSMVLGAFLIGAIMAESRQLIKIERLIEPVRDMFSAIFFVAIGLMIDPQILLQYAWPIAVITVAVVLGKMLSCGLGAFIAGNDGRTSLRVGMGLSQIGEFSFIIAALGMTLQVTSDFLYPVAVAVSAITTLLTPYLIRAADPLSLKIAAVMPQRMGRVFGMYGEWLRSIQPQGEGAMLAAMIRKILLQVGVNLALVIAIFFAGSFFAARIGGYLEGWISDPSWQKALIWGGALLLSLPFLIAAYRKLKALSMLLAEMSVKPEMAGRHTQRVRRVIAELIPILSLLVIFLLLAALSASILPTNKLLVLIAVVTAAVAAVLWRWFIRVHTRMQVALLETLDNHKDTQ